A single genomic interval of Schistocerca americana isolate TAMUIC-IGC-003095 chromosome 2, iqSchAmer2.1, whole genome shotgun sequence harbors:
- the LOC124594556 gene encoding piggyBac transposable element-derived protein 3-like, which translates to MAFRRDRYLTNEEIEERINSDAFYNAVSDDQDHTDITVCPLEVGCMTDEEGPDDVTGTVEVSDVPGAIELHYVASENNKETTPPVYTKLSQTSDHDISTKREELKEQLSSLTLKEMFEELMNENIYEFIVKETVRYAVNMNNMQDFILTVEEVKVFVGFLLFAGYHKLPAEKLYWSQDEDVGIPIIKTAMSRNKYQKLKTWLHFQDNDLDNENKHNHGFKIRPLLKMINESLQKFVLSEENLSIDEMIDKYYGRSGLKQFIRGKPIRFGYKLSSLCGASGTFLNLIYTVERIQKILQGMTYYWDQE; encoded by the exons ATGGCCTTCAGACGAGATAGATACCTCACtaacgaagaaatagaagaaagaatAAACAGTGACGCATTCTATAATGCGGTGTCAGATGATCAGGACCATACTGATatcactgtatgtcctcttgaagTAGGCTGTATGACCGATGAAGAAGGTCCAGATGATGTTACTGGAACCGTGGAAGTCTCAGATGTGCCAGGGGCTATTGAATTACATTATGTTGCATCAGAGAATAACAAAGAAACT ACACCTCCAGTTTATACAAAGTTGTCTCAAACTAGTGATCATGACATCAGCACAAAGAGAGAGGAACTGAAGGAACAACTTTCTAGCTTGACTCTGAAGGAGATGTTTGAAGAACTGATGAACGAAAACATATATGAGTTCATAGTGAAAGAAAccgtgagatatgcagtaaatatGAATAATATGCAGGATTTTATCCTCACAGTTGAAGAAGTGAAGGTCTTTGTCGGATTTCTTCTTTTTGCTGGCTACCATAAGCTCCCTGCTGAGAAGCTATACTGGTCtcaagatgaagatgttggcataccAATTATAAAGACAGCTATGTCAAGGAATAAATATCAGAAGTTGAAAACATGGCTTCATTTTCAAGATAATGACTTAGACAATGAAAACAAACACAATCACGGATTCAAAATTAGACCTCtcttgaaaatgataaatgaatctCTTCAAAAATTTGTACTATCTGAGGAAAATTTGTCAATTGACGAAATGATAGACAAATACTATGGACGAAGTGGGCTGAAACAGTTTATCCGAggcaagcctattagatttggctatAAGTTGTCGTCTCTCTGTGGTGCAAGTGGCACTTTTTTaaatttgatttatactgtggaaaggatccagaagatactgcaaggaATGACCTACTATTGGGATCAAGAATAG